Proteins encoded by one window of Aphidius gifuensis isolate YNYX2018 linkage group LG2, ASM1490517v1, whole genome shotgun sequence:
- the LOC122848279 gene encoding transcription termination factor 2-like, translating to MADQQESFVVDDSDEQAETDIESTDDEIYGENRSIGRKSNAHPIMESDVDSLCSDEDDEDDDHSLPQDFNASISKAIRRSLHKIGKENIPDSDMDHEDNGQSSDSDNNWTRSRIKNRVMSGSGDSSICSQTDEDDKPKNVKKKFRRIKIISVDSDSDEDDDEQLRDESRRGKFSRVMNDTSEDDVEMITKTISNLSTMSMHIDVDESTNKTANNIDESTNTTANNLDESKVVDVTTSMHIDVDESTNKTANNLDESKIVDITTSSADEDDAEKSIVREAKIVNNSKEKLHTSGRNNIIDDDSSSDEDVVIQETTNKNDTLQIDDSDSSNHYVPESSHEIDDLPVFKFGKTERPSSIVNIQPSIEESYQNDDIDEQIDEVSREILKSKKFLSSCHVDNLPDGGLKMRENISILEEKLSNLKAKLNNNKKIKSTRKSNEIKTVPFMTSSPYNFDNKKNTLQSQINDIKINYNDSNESSSDHDVGSTSSDSDNDDDDDNKFSMNNRDNMLHKLLYQSPKAGFDFNKLGDIAKATFEREEQLTVETLKNFHGSLETCPDENVLHKDPRGLKINLMPHQKHALAWLLWREKQKPPSGLLADDMGLGKTLTMISLVMESNEIDGDDDSSKSSSEDEWISKKSKSNIKYHGNTLVVCPASLINQWAQEIKERVKPGILSVDQQHGPNRETSISKIANKDIVLTTYAILSRAHKSHTALFRIKWKRVILDESHVIRNHKSQCSEAVCDLMADKRWAMTGTPIHNKEMDLYALLKFLKISPFDDIRTWKRWVDNKDSAGHERLATVIKTLMLRRTKDDLTKKGLLEKLPEKMIDIIWVDMDPEEKVIYQKVMLYSKTLFAQFLSQRADKQRLFEIGGQQYADPTRYFDPVERNFNRAQQRLLATHAEVKSHEILVLLLRLRQVCCHLSLIHAMLDQDDLDQSGIGGGHDVDADILLKMSNMGINKSLFNDDNDAAGDDDDDMGVDERVKNNLLTSDNPVFERERKSSKLRAVIELVTNIIKKDEKVIVVSQWTTLLNIVAENLDEIKNATYKKFTGQVAVKDRQEIINAFNNDIDPRILLLSLTAGGVGLNLVGANHLILMDIHWNPQLESQAQDRIYRFGQNKNVTIYKVLMTDSIEERIKLLQEKKLQIASSVLTGSGKVTSSKLTLDDLKSLFGFNRV from the exons atGGCTGATCAACAAGAATCTTTTGTCGTTGACGACAGTGATGAACAAGCTGAGACAGATATTGAATCAActgatgatgaaatatatgGTGAAAATAGATCAATTGGTAGAAAATCAAATGCCCATCCAATCATGGAATCTGATGTTGACTC acTATGTTCTGATGAggatgatgaggatgatgatcATTCATTGCCACAAGACTTCAATGCATCAATTTCTAAAGCTATTCGTCGTAGTTTACACAAAATTGGTAAAGAAAATATTCCTGATAGTGACATGGACCACGAGGATAATGGCCAATCATCtg atTCTGACAACAATTGGACAAGATCTCGTATAAAAAATCGTGTAATGAGTGGCAGTGGTGATTCAAGTATCTGCAGTCAAACTGATGAAGATGACAAgccaaaaaatgttaaaaaaaaatttcgaagaataaaaataatttcagtaGACAGTGATTCagatgaggatgatgatgaacaaCTTCGTGATGAATCTCGTCGTGGTAAATTTTCTAGAGTTATGAATGATACAAGTGAAGATGATGTTGAAATGATtacaaaaacaatatcaaatcTTTCAACAATGTCAATGCAcattgatgttgatgaatcGACAAATAAAACAgccaataatattgatgaatcgACAAATACAACAGCCAATAATCTTGATGAATCAAAAGTAGTTGATGTCACTACTTCAATGcatattgatgttgatgaatcaacaaataaaacagcCAATAATCTTGATGAATCAAAAATAGTTGATATTACTACTTCATCtgctgatgaagatgatgctgaaaaatcaattgttcGTGAAgcaaaaatagtaaataattcaaaagaaaaattacatacTTCtggaagaaataatattattgatgatgacaGTTCATCAGATGAAGATGTTGTTATTCAAgagacaacaaataaaaatgatacacTACAAATTGATGATTCAGATTCATCTAATCATTATGTGCCAGAATCATCAcatgaaattgatgatttaccagTATTTAAATTTGGTAAAACTGAAAGACCCTCAAGTATTGTTAATATTCAACCAAGCATCGAGGAATCATATCAAAATGATGACATTGATGAACAAATTGATGAAGTATCtcgagaaatattaaaatcaaaaaagttTCTTTCAAGTTGTCATGTTGATAACTTGCCAGATGGTGGTCTTAAAATGCgtgaaaatatatcaatacttgaagaaaaattatcaaacttaaaagcaaaattaaataacaataaaaaaattaaatcaacacgtaaatcaaatgaaattaaaacagTACCATTCATGACATCATCACCATAtaattttgacaataaaaaaaatactttacaatcacaaataaatgatataaaaattaactacaATGACTCAAATGAATCATCATCTGATCATGATGTTGGTAGTACATCATCAGAcagtgataatgatgatgatgatgataataaattttcaatgaacaACAGAGACAATATgttacataaattattatatcaaagtcCAAAAGCTggttttgattttaataaactagGTGATATTGCAAAAGCAACATTTGAACGTGAAGAACAATTAACAGTtgagacattaaaaaattttcatggtTCATTAGAAACATGTCCAGATGAAAATGTTTTACACAAAGACCCACgtggtttaaaaataaatttaatgccACATCAAAAACATGCACTTGCATGGTTATTATGGCgtgaaaaacaaaaaccacCAAGTGGTTTATTAGCTGATGACATGGGTCTTGGTAAAACATTGACAATGATATCACTTGTTATGGAATCCAATGAaattgatggtgatgatgatagtaGTAAATCATCAAGTGAAGATGAATGGATatctaaaaaatcaaaatcaaatataaaatatcatggTAATACACTTGTTGTTTGTCCAGCATCATTGATTAATCAATGGGctcaagaaataaaagaacGTGTTAAACCAGGTATATTATCAGTTGATCAACAACATGGTCCAAATAGAGAAAcatcaatatcaaaaataGCTAATAAAGATATTGTCTTAACAACATATGCAATATTATCACGTGCACATAAAAGTCATACAGCattatttagaattaaatGGAAAAGAGTTATACTTGATGAATCACATGTTATTAGAAATCATAAAAGTCAATGCTCTGAAGCAGTATGTGATCTTATGGCTGATAAACGTTGGGCAATGACTGGTACACCAATTCATAATAAAGAAATGGATCTTTatgcattattaaaatttttaaaaatatcaccaTTTGATGATATACGTACATGGAAACGTTGGGTTGATAATAAAGATTCAGCTGGACATGAAAGATTAGCAACTGTTATTAAAACACTTATGTTACGTCGAACAAAAGACGATTTAACTAAAAAAGGTTTACTTGAAAAGTTACcagaaaaaatgattgatattATTTGGGTTGATATGGATCCAGAAGAAAAAGTAATATATCAAAAAGTTATGTTATAttcaaaaacattatttgctcaatttttatcacaaagaGCTGATAAACAAagattatttgaaattggtgGACAACAATATGCTGATCCAACACGTTATTTTGATCCAGTTGAACGTAATTTTAATAGAGCACAACAAAGATTATTAGCAACACATGCTGAAGTTAAATCACATGAAATTTTAGTACTTTTATTGAGATTACGTCAAGTATGTTGTCATTTATCATTGATTCATGCAATGTTAGATCAAGATGATTTAGATCAAAGTGGAATTGGTGGTGGACATGATGTTGATgctgatatattattaaaaatgagtaatatgggaataaataaatcattatttaatgatgataatgatgctgctggtgatgatgatgatgatatggGTGTTGATGAacgtgttaaaaataatttattaacatctGATAATCCAGTATTTGAAAGAGAACGTAAAAGTTCAAAATTACGTGCTGTTATTGAACTTGTTactaacattattaaaaaagatgaaaaagtCATTGTTGTATCACAATGGACAACATTACTTAATATTGTTGCTGAAAAtcttgatgaaattaaaaatgcaacatataaaaaatttactggtCAAGTTGCTGTTAAAGATCGTCAAGAAATCATTAATgcttttaataatgatattgatcCACGTATATTGTTACTATCATTAACTGCTGGTGGTGTTGGATTAAATCTTGTTGGTGCTAATCATTTAATACTTATGGATATACATTGGAATCCACAGTTGGAATCACAAGCACAAGATCGTATTTATCGTTttggacaaaataaaaatgtaactaTTTATAAAGTTCTTATGACTGATAGTATTGAAGAACgtattaaattattgcaagaaaaaaaacttcaaattgCATCAAGTGTACTTACTGGAAGTGGCAAAGTTACCAGTTCTAAATTAACACTTGATGATCTTAAATCACTTTTTGGTTTTAACAGAGTTTAA
- the LOC122848281 gene encoding extracellular signal-regulated kinase 2-like isoform X1, translated as MSGKSHEKLGEIDSHVTKQYNIIRRLGKGAYGIVWKAVDRKSHETVAVKKIFDAFRNQTDAQRTFREIMFLLSLSNHENIIQLIGLHKADNDRDIYLIFEFMETDLHNVIKKRNILKDIHKVFIMYQLFKAIKYIHSGNVIHRDLKPSNILLNAQCHCKIADFGLARSVTQITDGVGETGCDPTLTDYVATRWYRAPEILIASKKYTKGIDMWSLGCILGEMLLEKPLFPGTSTINQVERIMATLPPPTPEDIASVSAGYGSNLLEKTPNIPRRPLEQLFTNISDTALDLLKRLIIFNPNNRLTAVQALEHPYVAAFHHRAREPERGANVIPPLRDDVQLSIDEYRNKLYAMMDEKHKKHKNMSKARIRRLSEHIRKDTNNAGQGDAPAKKNLHFPIDDIRKEKERNELFRHPDMRSNERNVISQYANNLINGNFRNAPPSQAKSCQCLSQQHQKFVKSQRSIQSDQIVVCGTNGKLNQQPVQQKLRRGVKQIPVLARLSLAKTPVNPMRYPLPKRPSQDSPRSQVIIANKMPNNVTKHFVNGTHSINNNISHNQVIQNYLNQTMPMVTRSAVQRNCTTSSCNKATRSQALKSHLRQKPTSTITSSTSGATNTTTMKNYRSIISHNQSHGIITASAYKELKNGNVSW; from the exons atgtcagGTAAAAGTCATGAAAAACTTGGAGAAATTGACAGTCATGTCACCAAGCAGTACAACATTATTCGACGACTTGGCAAAGgg gCATATGGAATTGTTTGGAAAGCTGTTGATAGAAAATCACATGAAACAGTagctgttaaaaaaatatttgatgcaTTTAGAAATCAAACTGATGCTCAACGTACATTTCGTGAAATAATGTttctattatcattatcaaatcatgaaaatatcatACAGCTAATTGGCCTACACAAAGCTGATAATGATcgtgatatttatttgatatttgaaTTCAtgg aaactGATCTTCataatgttataaaaaaacgtAACATATTAAAAGACATTCACAAGGTTTTTATTATGTATCAACTATTTaaagcaataaaatatattcattctGGAAATGTCATACACAGAGATTTAAag ccatcaaatatattattgaatgcTCAGTGTCATTGTAAAATAGCTGACTTTGGATTAGCAAGATCAGTTACACAAATTACTGATGGTGTTGGTGAGACTGGATGTGATCCAACATTGACTGATTATGTTGCAACAAGATGGTATCGTGCACCAGAAATATTAATTgcttctaaaaaatatacaaaaggtATTGATATGTGGTCATTGGGTTGTATACTTGGTGAAATGTTACTGGAAAAACCTCTATTTCCTGgaacatcaacaattaatcAAGTTGAAAGAATCATGGCAACTTTACCACCACCTACACCAGAag aTATTGCTTCAGTAAGTGCTGGTTATGGatcaaatttattagaaaaaacacCAAATATACCACGACGTCCACTTGAACaactttttacaaatatatcaGATACAGCACTTGATTTATTGAAacgtttaattatatttaatccaAATAATAGATTAACAGCTGTTCAAGCATTGGAACATCCTTATGTTGCTgc cttTCATCATCGAGCAAGAGAACCAGAACGTGGAGCAAATGTTATTCCACCACTTCGTGATGATGTACAACTTTCAATTGACGAGTACAGAAATAAACTCTATGCAATGATGgatgaaaaacataaaaagcACAAAAATAT GTCTAAAGCAAGAATACGAAGATTATCTGAACACATTAGAAAAGACACAAATAATGCTGGTCAAGGTGATGcaccagcaaaaaaaaatttacattttcctattgatgatattagaaaagaaaaagaaagaaatgaaTTGTTTAGACATCCAGATATGCGTTCaaatg AAAGAAACGTCATTTCCCAGTATGCAAATAATTTGATCAATGGAAACTTTCGTAATGCACCACCAAGTCAAGCTAAAAGCTGCCAGTGTTTGAgtcaacaacatcaaaaatTCGTCAAGTCACAACGTTCAATACAGTCGGATCAAATAGTAgtg tgTGGAACAAATGGTAAATTGAATCAACAACCAGTTCAACAAAAATTACGAAGAGGAGTTAAACAAATACCAGTATTAGCAAGATTGTCACTTGCTAAAACACCAGTTAATCCAATGAGATACCCTCTGCCAAAACGTCCAAGTCAAGATAGTCCAAGAAGTCAAGTaataattgcaaataaaatGCCTAATAATGTTACAAAACATTTTGTCAATGGAACCCATtcaatcaacaacaatatatcACATAATCAGGTCATACAAAATTATCTCAATCAAACAATGCCAATGGTTACTAGATCAGCTGTACAAAGAAATTGTACAACTAGTTCTTGCAACAAGGCAACACGTAGTCAAGCATTGAAGAGTCATTTGAGACAAAAACCAACATCAACAAttacatcatcaacatcaggagcaacaaatacaacaacaatgaaaaattatcgtTCAATTATTAGCCATAATCAAAGTCATGGTATTATTACTGCGTCTGCATACAAAGAACTCAAAAATGGAAATGTTAGTtggtag
- the LOC122848281 gene encoding extracellular signal-regulated kinase 2-like isoform X2 produces the protein MSGKSHEKLGEIDSHVTKQYNIIRRLGKGAYGIVWKAVDRKSHETVAVKKIFDAFRNQTDAQRTFREIMFLLSLSNHENIIQLIGLHKADNDRDIYLIFEFMETDLHNVIKKRNILKDIHKVFIMYQLFKAIKYIHSGNVIHRDLKPSNILLNAQCHCKIADFGLARSVTQITDGVGETGCDPTLTDYVATRWYRAPEILIASKKYTKGIDMWSLGCILGEMLLEKPLFPGTSTINQVERIMATLPPPTPEDIASVSAGYGSNLLEKTPNIPRRPLEQLFTNISDTALDLLKRLIIFNPNNRLTAVQALEHPYVAAFHHRAREPERGANVIPPLRDDVQLSIDEYRNKLYAMMDEKHKKHKNMSKARIRRLSEHIRKDTNNAGQGDAPAKKNLHFPIDDIRKEKERNELFRHPDMRSNERNVISQYANNLINGNFRNAPPSQAKSCQCLSQQHQKFVKSQRSIQSDQIVVCGTNGKLNQQPVQQKLRRGVKQIPVLARLSLAKTPVNPMRYPLPKRPSQDSPRSQVIIANKMPNNVTKHFVNGTHSINNNISHNQVIQNYLNQTMPMVTRSAVQRNCTTSSCNKATRSQALKSHLRQKPTSTITSSTSGATNTTTMKNYRSIISHNQSHGIITASAYKELKNGNR, from the exons atgtcagGTAAAAGTCATGAAAAACTTGGAGAAATTGACAGTCATGTCACCAAGCAGTACAACATTATTCGACGACTTGGCAAAGgg gCATATGGAATTGTTTGGAAAGCTGTTGATAGAAAATCACATGAAACAGTagctgttaaaaaaatatttgatgcaTTTAGAAATCAAACTGATGCTCAACGTACATTTCGTGAAATAATGTttctattatcattatcaaatcatgaaaatatcatACAGCTAATTGGCCTACACAAAGCTGATAATGATcgtgatatttatttgatatttgaaTTCAtgg aaactGATCTTCataatgttataaaaaaacgtAACATATTAAAAGACATTCACAAGGTTTTTATTATGTATCAACTATTTaaagcaataaaatatattcattctGGAAATGTCATACACAGAGATTTAAag ccatcaaatatattattgaatgcTCAGTGTCATTGTAAAATAGCTGACTTTGGATTAGCAAGATCAGTTACACAAATTACTGATGGTGTTGGTGAGACTGGATGTGATCCAACATTGACTGATTATGTTGCAACAAGATGGTATCGTGCACCAGAAATATTAATTgcttctaaaaaatatacaaaaggtATTGATATGTGGTCATTGGGTTGTATACTTGGTGAAATGTTACTGGAAAAACCTCTATTTCCTGgaacatcaacaattaatcAAGTTGAAAGAATCATGGCAACTTTACCACCACCTACACCAGAag aTATTGCTTCAGTAAGTGCTGGTTATGGatcaaatttattagaaaaaacacCAAATATACCACGACGTCCACTTGAACaactttttacaaatatatcaGATACAGCACTTGATTTATTGAAacgtttaattatatttaatccaAATAATAGATTAACAGCTGTTCAAGCATTGGAACATCCTTATGTTGCTgc cttTCATCATCGAGCAAGAGAACCAGAACGTGGAGCAAATGTTATTCCACCACTTCGTGATGATGTACAACTTTCAATTGACGAGTACAGAAATAAACTCTATGCAATGATGgatgaaaaacataaaaagcACAAAAATAT GTCTAAAGCAAGAATACGAAGATTATCTGAACACATTAGAAAAGACACAAATAATGCTGGTCAAGGTGATGcaccagcaaaaaaaaatttacattttcctattgatgatattagaaaagaaaaagaaagaaatgaaTTGTTTAGACATCCAGATATGCGTTCaaatg AAAGAAACGTCATTTCCCAGTATGCAAATAATTTGATCAATGGAAACTTTCGTAATGCACCACCAAGTCAAGCTAAAAGCTGCCAGTGTTTGAgtcaacaacatcaaaaatTCGTCAAGTCACAACGTTCAATACAGTCGGATCAAATAGTAgtg tgTGGAACAAATGGTAAATTGAATCAACAACCAGTTCAACAAAAATTACGAAGAGGAGTTAAACAAATACCAGTATTAGCAAGATTGTCACTTGCTAAAACACCAGTTAATCCAATGAGATACCCTCTGCCAAAACGTCCAAGTCAAGATAGTCCAAGAAGTCAAGTaataattgcaaataaaatGCCTAATAATGTTACAAAACATTTTGTCAATGGAACCCATtcaatcaacaacaatatatcACATAATCAGGTCATACAAAATTATCTCAATCAAACAATGCCAATGGTTACTAGATCAGCTGTACAAAGAAATTGTACAACTAGTTCTTGCAACAAGGCAACACGTAGTCAAGCATTGAAGAGTCATTTGAGACAAAAACCAACATCAACAAttacatcatcaacatcaggagcaacaaatacaacaacaatgaaaaattatcgtTCAATTATTAGCCATAATCAAAGTCATGGTATTATTACTGCGTCTGCATACAAAGAACTCAAAAATGGAAAT AGATGA
- the LOC122849366 gene encoding ribosome biogenesis protein BRX1 homolog — protein MTKNILKRNIESIETSVELPAKRSSDEPPAKKVKWINRQRVLMLTSRGINNRDRILMENLKKLLPHHRAEAKMERQKNLQVINEICESKNCNKAILFEVKDFLAPLFQMLNHHQKIYC, from the exons atgacaaaaaatatattaaaaagaaatatcgaGAGTATCGAGACATCAGTTGAATTACCAGCAAAACGATCATCTGATGAACCTCCAGCAAAAaag GTAAAATGGATAAATCGACAACGAGTATTAATGCTCACATCACGTGGAATAAATAATCGTGATCGTATTTTAATGGAAAACTTAAAAAAGCTGTTGCCTCATCATCGTGCTGAAGCCAAGAtggaaagacaaaaaaatcttCAAGTTATCAATGAAATATGTGAATCTAAAAATTGTAACAaagcaatattatttgaaGTTAAAGACTTTTTGGCACCGCTGTTTCAAATGCTTAACCATCAtcagaaaatttattgttga
- the LOC122848280 gene encoding death-associated protein 1 → MSSPDECKLMAGHPPAVKAGGMRITQHKNPEREPKPAKESEESKLANSTPAVTISGAPSRGHADFPPEAVQHFHDKPTPTHEARTNNCSKTMVIQQPRK, encoded by the exons atGTCGAGTCCAGATGAATGCAAATTGATGGCTGGTCATCCTCCAGCAG tcaaaGCTGGTGGTATGAGAATAACTCAACACAAAAATCCAGAACGTGAACCAAAGCCAGCAAAAGAGTCTGAAGAAAGTAAATTAGCAAacag TACACCAGCAGTCACAATAAGTGGTGCTCCATCACGAGGACATGCTGATTTTCCACCAGAAGCTGTGCaacattttcatgataaaCCAACTCCAACACATGAAGCTCGTACTAATAATTGCTCCAAGACAATGGTCATTCAGCAACCaagaaagtaa